In Pyrus communis chromosome 8, drPyrComm1.1, whole genome shotgun sequence, one genomic interval encodes:
- the LOC137743110 gene encoding uncharacterized protein has protein sequence MRDLHPPTLLDWLAPIIMTFPSNKLDLVFMIPWNLWGARNKNLWSGTCKNADVIVGRCLTWWQDFTLTRLAQYVPNTSPNICPKWSLPPPVFIKLNIDGAWNADSKLGGFGLIIRDASGSFVTAMAGHFMDTFSHLQAETLAFRSAVLWAISRDFLHIILKSD, from the coding sequence ATGCGTGATCTCCATCCCCCAACCCTCCTGGATTGGCTGGCTCCAATCATAATGACTTTTCCCTCAAACAAATTGGATTTGGTGTTTATGATCCCTTGGAATCTATGGGGTGCTCGCAATAAAAATTTGTGGTCTGGAACCTGCAAGAATGCTGATGTGATTGTTGGTCGTTGCTTAACTTGGTGGCAAGACTTCACCCTTACTAGGTTGGCACAGTACGTCCCCAACACCTCACCAAATATTTGCCCTAAATGGTCCCTTCCTCCTCCCGTCTTCATCAAACTTAACATTGATGGAGCCTGGAACGCGGATTCAAAGCTTGGTGGGTTTGGGCTGATTATTCGAGATGCTTCTGGTTCCTTTGTGACAGCCATGGCTGGTCATTTTATGGATACTTTCTCTCACCTGCAAGCCGAGACTTTGGCATTTCGTTCAGCTGTTCTGTGGGCGATATCGAGGGATTTTCTTCATATTATCCTTAAGTCTGattag